From the genome of Desulfuribacillus stibiiarsenatis, one region includes:
- a CDS encoding DNA polymerase IV produces the protein METVLLADMNSFFASVEQADQPELLGKPVIVCGDPAKRHGITLAASREAKKYGIKTAMPCWEALSLCPEAIVVRPRMARYVETSLVIVEIAKEFSPLVEPFSIDELFIDTQGTEKLFGSSVDVASLFRKTVYERIGVPCSVGIAPNKLLAKICCDVEAKKSLSGISKWSYEDIPVKLWPRPVKDLFGVGKRMEKNFKNMGITTIGTLAQYPVPILKKKFGILGEVYHLSANGIDNSQVTPHSHDDVKGIGHSITLPRDYYRWEEIQVVLREITEEVCCRARRKGKIGKTISLYVRGIDLISSVQRSKLLASYSNLSTDICPLVEWLFQQHWGSQPVRAITISLSNLMDDEALQLEVFADRVAERSLAYTIDNIRYRYGKTAIFKASSLSEGGVYHERSTLIGGHKA, from the coding sequence ATGGAGACGGTGTTATTAGCTGACATGAACTCATTTTTCGCATCTGTAGAACAGGCGGACCAGCCAGAATTGCTAGGGAAACCGGTAATAGTTTGTGGTGATCCAGCGAAGCGGCATGGTATCACGTTGGCAGCAAGTCGAGAAGCGAAGAAATATGGGATTAAGACAGCGATGCCATGCTGGGAAGCATTGAGCTTATGTCCAGAGGCTATTGTTGTAAGGCCGCGTATGGCACGATATGTAGAAACGTCTCTAGTCATTGTCGAGATTGCCAAGGAATTCTCTCCTTTAGTTGAGCCATTTTCTATTGATGAATTATTTATTGATACACAAGGCACGGAAAAGTTGTTTGGGAGTAGTGTGGATGTGGCAAGTTTATTTCGGAAAACCGTGTATGAGCGAATCGGTGTACCTTGCTCAGTAGGGATTGCCCCAAATAAATTATTAGCGAAAATATGCTGTGATGTAGAAGCCAAAAAGTCTTTATCCGGTATTTCGAAATGGTCCTACGAAGATATACCAGTCAAGCTGTGGCCAAGACCCGTGAAAGATTTATTTGGCGTTGGGAAAAGAATGGAGAAAAACTTCAAAAACATGGGGATTACAACGATTGGGACACTCGCACAATATCCAGTTCCTATCCTGAAAAAGAAATTCGGGATTCTTGGTGAGGTGTATCATTTATCAGCGAATGGCATTGATAACTCGCAAGTGACACCCCATTCCCATGATGATGTCAAAGGGATTGGGCATTCGATTACCCTGCCACGGGACTATTATCGTTGGGAGGAAATCCAAGTTGTTCTGAGGGAAATTACAGAAGAAGTATGTTGTAGGGCTAGAAGGAAAGGGAAGATTGGAAAGACAATCTCTTTATATGTCCGCGGTATCGATCTGATATCCAGTGTTCAGCGTTCGAAATTGCTAGCTAGCTATAGCAATTTATCTACGGATATATGCCCTTTGGTAGAATGGTTATTTCAGCAGCATTGGGGAAGTCAGCCTGTCCGTGCGATTACTATTTCTTTATCAAATTTAATGGATGATGAAGCGTTACAGCTTGAAGTGTTCGCTGATCGGGTAGCAGAACGTTCCTTGGCTTATACAATTGATAATATTCGTTACCGTTATGGAAAGACAGCAATCTTTAAGGCATCCTCCCTAAGTGAAGGAGGAGTTTACCACGAACGATCAACGTTAATAGGCGGACATAAGGCATAG
- the cydD gene encoding thiol reductant ABC exporter subunit CydD, which translates to MIDKRLNQEAKIRGRILVLLVCFAIASGALAIGQAYSIATIVDQVFLKGLQLSSMYGMLGTLLAIFIGRGLLMYWNAKVGVSLAGAVKNSIREKLVQKLTKSAPHYLLSRKTGQLISVLADAIDQIEGYYSRYLPQLIQAAIIPLMVLIIVFTFNIYSALIMLITAPLIPVFMVLIGKMADSKSREQMDILMRFSGHFLDVLHGFTTLKIFGQSRAQRREIVEISNNFRDTTMEVLKIAFLSALMLEILATISTAMIAVEVGLRLVYDHLSFHTAFFILLLAPELYLPLKNLGSGFHTGRNAIAAGEKIWEVLDEKELKTNWGNQELSLLAPPQMTIENVSFHYQENREILKKICVAIRAGEQVAIVGRSGSGKTTLLKLLLGLLPPTQGRILVNGINLSDVKEDSWLSNVAYVSQEPYLFAGTIADNIVMSNVKATRPDIEHAGKLAGVDLVVEHLFLGYDTVVGEGARGISGGEKQRIALARAFLKQAPVVILDEPTAGLDLETEHFMKQAMEKLREHATVFTVAHRLQTIIGADKILLLSDGEVIGCGSHDQLLRESEQYRDIVSVYRGEHL; encoded by the coding sequence ATGATTGATAAAAGATTAAACCAGGAGGCAAAAATTCGAGGGCGGATTCTTGTCCTCCTGGTTTGCTTTGCTATAGCAAGTGGAGCTCTGGCGATAGGGCAAGCATATTCTATAGCAACGATAGTGGATCAAGTGTTTCTAAAAGGGTTGCAACTATCATCTATGTACGGCATGTTAGGGACTTTATTGGCTATATTTATTGGTCGTGGATTACTTATGTATTGGAATGCGAAAGTTGGAGTGTCACTCGCTGGGGCTGTCAAGAATAGTATCCGTGAAAAACTTGTGCAGAAACTTACGAAGAGTGCACCACATTATCTTCTTTCACGTAAGACAGGGCAATTAATTAGTGTGTTAGCAGATGCGATCGATCAGATTGAAGGATATTATAGTCGTTATTTGCCGCAGTTGATTCAAGCGGCCATCATTCCTTTGATGGTTTTAATAATCGTTTTTACGTTTAATATTTACTCCGCGCTTATTATGCTGATAACGGCACCGTTAATCCCCGTATTTATGGTATTGATTGGGAAGATGGCGGATAGTAAATCGCGCGAGCAAATGGATATTTTAATGAGGTTTTCTGGTCATTTCTTAGATGTACTTCATGGATTCACAACGTTAAAGATTTTTGGGCAGAGTCGTGCTCAACGTAGAGAAATTGTAGAAATCAGTAATAATTTCCGTGATACCACAATGGAAGTTTTGAAAATTGCTTTTTTATCAGCGTTAATGCTAGAAATCTTAGCTACAATTAGTACAGCGATGATTGCAGTAGAGGTTGGACTACGTTTAGTGTATGATCATTTAAGCTTTCACACGGCATTCTTTATTCTACTGCTTGCACCTGAGCTATACCTTCCGTTGAAAAACCTAGGAAGTGGATTCCATACAGGGAGAAATGCGATTGCAGCAGGGGAGAAGATATGGGAAGTCTTAGATGAAAAAGAGTTGAAAACAAATTGGGGAAATCAAGAGCTTTCATTATTAGCACCACCTCAAATGACTATAGAAAATGTTTCTTTTCATTATCAAGAAAACAGGGAAATATTAAAGAAAATTTGCGTTGCAATCCGTGCCGGGGAGCAAGTGGCGATTGTCGGAAGAAGCGGTTCTGGAAAAACGACCTTACTAAAATTACTTCTAGGTTTATTACCGCCGACCCAGGGCCGAATCCTTGTGAATGGAATTAATTTATCAGATGTCAAAGAAGATTCATGGTTATCGAATGTCGCTTATGTGTCACAAGAGCCATATCTATTCGCAGGGACCATTGCCGACAATATTGTTATGAGCAATGTAAAAGCTACCCGTCCTGATATCGAACATGCGGGAAAACTTGCTGGCGTTGATCTTGTTGTCGAACATTTATTCCTAGGGTATGATACGGTTGTTGGCGAAGGTGCACGGGGGATTTCCGGCGGGGAAAAGCAACGGATTGCGTTAGCGCGTGCATTTTTGAAACAAGCTCCTGTAGTTATCCTTGATGAGCCGACGGCGGGTCTCGATTTAGAAACAGAGCATTTTATGAAACAAGCGATGGAGAAACTGCGTGAACATGCAACGGTATTTACTGTGGCCCACCGATTACAAACGATTATTGGAGCTGACAAGATTTTACTGCTATCAGATGGAGAAGTAATAGGGTGTGGTTCCCATGATCAGTTACTCCGTGAGTCTGAGCAATATCGTGATATAGTGTCGGTATATAGAGGTGAACATCTATGA
- the cydC gene encoding thiol reductant ABC exporter subunit CydC, with product MRELGHLIRLMASEKKAILLSVLLGFIAAVSSVGLMGTGGYLISKAALHPPLHTLTLIIVTVRFFGLARAAARYAERFFSHQATFSILGQIRVFFYDKLEPLAPAIFMKYRSGDLLTRIVSDVESLQYFFLRVVYPPLVMVFVFLATGLLLLAFSWQMAITLMMGLLVVGFLIPVIFAYIGQNNGYHLRQKRSEFSNQATELLFGFVDLKTSLQLEKKTEELNHASKGLIQEQNRSGILAGMGESLAMVGAFLTAWVVLFVGVIAVSAGEMNGVFLALLVLATLTVFEAATPVAVIPGHLEESRVAAGRLFGLTKSSIGSKDVHVSNTSYGSLSIQESERLNEEVVFPPVDVVPIQFQYVNFSYPDEERQALNALNLHLAVGKKIAIVGQSGSGKSTILNLLLKFYEYQEGEIYLGERELSTYSPEEARRYFGVVSQSNHFFHDTVRANLLIAKPDATDAELSKILDEVSLAYISLDDVLGEKGLGLSGGERQRLAIARMILKDAPILLLDEPTTGLDSITEREILALLWPIVTDKSILYVTHRLVGLEKMDEIVVMSQGRIVEQGTFEELMKRQGHFYQLKQLEKEKIN from the coding sequence ATGAGAGAACTAGGACATTTAATTCGCCTAATGGCATCAGAGAAGAAAGCTATTTTATTATCTGTACTTTTAGGTTTTATAGCTGCGGTTAGCTCTGTAGGCTTAATGGGTACAGGTGGTTATTTAATTTCTAAAGCTGCCCTTCATCCACCATTACACACATTGACACTGATTATTGTAACGGTCAGATTTTTTGGTCTTGCGCGTGCTGCGGCCCGTTATGCTGAACGATTTTTTTCACATCAAGCGACTTTTTCGATTTTAGGACAAATTCGTGTATTTTTTTACGATAAGCTTGAACCGTTAGCTCCTGCGATTTTCATGAAATATCGTAGTGGTGATTTATTAACTCGTATTGTTTCAGATGTGGAAAGTTTACAGTACTTCTTTTTACGGGTTGTATATCCACCACTGGTAATGGTATTTGTATTCTTAGCTACTGGCTTGTTGTTACTAGCATTTTCTTGGCAAATGGCAATCACTCTGATGATGGGTCTTCTAGTTGTCGGGTTTTTGATTCCTGTCATTTTTGCCTATATCGGACAGAATAATGGCTACCATTTACGCCAAAAACGCTCAGAGTTCTCGAATCAAGCGACGGAATTGCTTTTTGGTTTTGTTGATTTGAAGACAAGCCTTCAGTTAGAAAAGAAGACCGAAGAATTGAACCATGCATCCAAGGGTTTAATACAAGAGCAAAACCGTTCTGGGATATTAGCGGGTATGGGAGAAAGTCTAGCGATGGTAGGGGCGTTTTTAACTGCATGGGTTGTTCTTTTTGTGGGAGTCATTGCTGTCAGTGCTGGTGAAATGAACGGAGTGTTCTTAGCGCTACTTGTCTTAGCAACTCTTACGGTGTTTGAAGCTGCAACACCTGTAGCAGTTATCCCAGGACATCTGGAAGAAAGTCGGGTCGCGGCTGGTAGACTCTTTGGGTTAACAAAGTCAAGTATAGGATCAAAAGATGTGCATGTGTCGAATACCTCTTATGGCAGCTTGTCAATACAAGAGTCTGAACGACTCAATGAAGAAGTAGTATTTCCACCAGTCGATGTTGTTCCTATTCAATTTCAGTATGTGAACTTTTCTTATCCTGATGAGGAACGTCAAGCGTTAAATGCCTTGAACTTACATTTAGCAGTGGGTAAGAAGATTGCTATTGTAGGTCAAAGTGGATCTGGGAAAAGCACGATATTAAATTTACTCTTAAAGTTTTACGAGTACCAAGAAGGTGAGATTTATTTAGGTGAACGAGAGTTGTCAACGTATTCCCCTGAAGAGGCAAGAAGGTACTTTGGGGTTGTATCGCAGTCGAATCATTTCTTTCATGATACGGTAAGGGCGAACCTATTGATCGCTAAACCTGATGCTACGGATGCCGAGCTTTCCAAGATTTTAGATGAAGTATCGCTTGCATATATATCGTTAGATGATGTACTGGGGGAGAAGGGCCTTGGCTTGTCTGGTGGAGAAAGGCAACGTTTGGCAATTGCTCGCATGATCTTGAAAGATGCGCCAATCCTTTTACTTGACGAACCAACGACAGGACTAGATTCAATCACAGAAAGAGAAATATTGGCACTTCTATGGCCAATTGTTACAGATAAATCGATTCTATATGTGACGCACCGTCTTGTTGGCTTAGAGAAGATGGATGAGATTGTCGTAATGAGTCAGGGGCGTATCGTAGAACAGGGTACTTTTGAGGAATTGATGAAGCGTCAGGGACATTTTTATCAACTGAAACAATTGGAAAAAGAGAAAATTAATTAA
- the ruvA gene encoding Holliday junction branch migration protein RuvA: MIAFIEGIVEEVDIDHIVVLTGGLGYYINTPGNVYGKLKVGESKRIYTYQSVREDDISLFGFLEKAEKKMFQLLLQVSGIGPRVAINIIGAGELDRLYQSIKFEDLAFLTKLPGVGKKTAQRMILDLKDKIKDMDIHSDFNGISAKQSLTSNCFGSSSILQDTIGALESLGYSLREAERVIQEVMSNNGEEERQSWSVDTYIRKCLYILSKEQ, from the coding sequence ATGATTGCGTTTATTGAAGGTATTGTAGAGGAAGTAGATATTGATCATATTGTAGTGTTAACTGGTGGGCTTGGCTATTATATTAATACACCAGGGAACGTGTACGGGAAATTAAAAGTAGGCGAATCCAAAAGGATTTATACCTACCAAAGTGTCCGCGAAGATGATATATCCCTCTTTGGTTTCTTGGAGAAAGCAGAGAAGAAGATGTTTCAACTTCTTTTGCAAGTTTCAGGAATCGGGCCTAGAGTGGCAATTAATATTATAGGAGCGGGAGAACTAGATCGACTCTACCAATCAATAAAATTTGAAGATCTAGCGTTCTTAACGAAACTTCCTGGAGTAGGTAAGAAGACAGCGCAACGTATGATTCTGGATTTGAAAGATAAGATTAAAGATATGGATATCCATTCTGATTTCAATGGGATAAGTGCCAAACAATCTCTGACATCTAATTGTTTTGGCTCATCATCAATTTTGCAAGATACCATCGGCGCATTAGAATCCTTAGGGTATTCCCTGCGAGAGGCAGAACGAGTGATTCAGGAAGTAATGTCTAATAACGGCGAAGAGGAACGACAAAGCTGGTCAGTAGACACATATATCCGTAAATGTCTGTATATTCTCTCAAAAGAGCAATAA
- a CDS encoding branched-chain amino acid aminotransferase codes for MEITIEKTTSPKTKPDQNALGFGKYFTDHMFIMDYEKNIGWHNAKIIPYQPIPLDPATAVFHYGQAIFEGLKAYRTDDNRILLFRPSKNMERINITNQRMCMPDVDVDFCVNAIKEIVRIDQDWIPSAPGTALYIRPFIIATDPYLGVRASQTYKFMIILSPVGAYYPQGMNPVNIYVEPDYVRAVRGGTGDAKTCGNYAASLKAQERAAEKGYVQVLWLDGVEKKYIEEVGSMNVFFKINGEIITPALGGSILPGITRASVIHLLKAWGLTVTERKISMDELYQAYQSGILEEAFGTGTAAVISPIGELSWNGENIELGKEVGELAKKVYDTITGIQTGKVEDAFGWIVEVE; via the coding sequence ATGGAAATCACAATTGAAAAAACAACAAGCCCAAAAACAAAACCTGATCAAAATGCACTGGGCTTTGGAAAATATTTTACAGACCACATGTTTATCATGGATTACGAAAAGAATATTGGCTGGCATAACGCCAAAATTATTCCATATCAACCAATCCCTCTTGATCCTGCTACTGCAGTTTTTCATTATGGACAAGCAATATTCGAAGGATTAAAGGCTTATCGAACAGATGATAATCGAATTTTATTGTTTAGACCGAGTAAAAATATGGAGCGTATCAACATAACCAACCAAAGAATGTGCATGCCGGATGTGGATGTTGATTTTTGTGTCAATGCCATTAAGGAGATTGTAAGAATTGATCAAGACTGGATTCCTTCTGCTCCAGGAACAGCTCTATATATTCGGCCGTTCATTATTGCAACAGATCCATACTTAGGTGTGCGTGCGTCGCAAACATATAAATTCATGATTATTCTATCACCAGTGGGTGCTTATTACCCACAAGGTATGAATCCAGTTAATATTTATGTCGAACCTGATTATGTTCGCGCTGTTCGAGGCGGAACAGGGGATGCGAAGACTTGTGGAAATTATGCTGCGAGTTTAAAAGCTCAAGAGCGTGCTGCTGAAAAGGGTTATGTCCAAGTATTGTGGTTAGATGGGGTAGAGAAGAAATATATTGAAGAAGTTGGCTCCATGAACGTGTTCTTCAAAATCAATGGTGAGATTATCACTCCTGCCTTAGGGGGGAGCATTCTGCCAGGAATCACAAGAGCATCTGTGATTCATCTCCTAAAAGCGTGGGGTCTGACTGTTACGGAACGTAAGATTTCTATGGATGAATTGTACCAAGCCTACCAATCAGGTATCTTAGAAGAAGCTTTTGGTACTGGTACTGCAGCTGTTATTTCACCGATTGGTGAATTAAGCTGGAATGGTGAAAACATTGAGCTAGGAAAAGAAGTGGGCGAGTTAGCGAAGAAAGTATACGATACAATAACAGGCATCCAAACTGGTAAAGTAGAAGATGCTTTCGGCTGGATAGTGGAGGTAGAGTAA
- the ruvB gene encoding Holliday junction branch migration DNA helicase RuvB, which produces MEERIISARLTEEDGEVEYSLRPRYLAEYIGQTRAKENLKVFIEAAKMRNEALDHVLLYGPPGLGKTTLSNIIANELGVNIRTTSGPAIERPGDLAAILTNLQENDVLFIDEIHQLHRSVEEVLYPAMEDFALDIILGKGPSARSVRLELAPFTLIGATTRAGKLSSPLRDRFGVVSRLEYYSVEELYQIVIRAAEILNVPIEQYGALEIARRSRGTPRIANRMLKRVRDVAQVRGEGIITKEIANLALQMIQVDDIGLDHVDHRLLHTIITKFAGGPVGLDTIAATIGEESDTIEDVYEPYLLQIGFLQRTPRGRVVTPLAYEHFGIPIPE; this is translated from the coding sequence ATGGAAGAAAGAATTATATCGGCAAGACTCACAGAGGAAGACGGGGAAGTTGAATACAGTCTTCGACCGCGCTATCTTGCTGAATATATTGGTCAAACACGAGCAAAAGAGAATCTAAAAGTGTTCATAGAGGCAGCGAAAATGCGCAATGAAGCGCTCGACCATGTATTGCTATATGGTCCTCCGGGTCTCGGAAAAACAACTCTTTCTAATATCATTGCGAATGAGCTCGGTGTGAATATTCGTACAACGTCAGGACCTGCAATCGAGCGTCCAGGGGACTTAGCGGCAATTCTCACGAATCTTCAAGAGAATGATGTGTTATTTATTGATGAGATTCACCAGCTACACCGAAGTGTAGAAGAAGTATTGTATCCGGCAATGGAAGACTTTGCATTAGATATTATTCTTGGAAAAGGACCGAGTGCTCGCTCTGTTCGTCTAGAATTAGCTCCATTTACACTCATTGGGGCGACGACGAGAGCTGGTAAACTTTCTTCTCCATTAAGGGATCGATTTGGTGTAGTCAGTCGCTTAGAGTATTACTCTGTGGAAGAATTATATCAAATCGTTATCCGTGCAGCGGAGATATTAAATGTACCAATTGAACAATATGGAGCATTAGAAATTGCACGACGTTCACGGGGAACCCCGCGAATTGCCAACCGCATGTTAAAAAGGGTAAGGGACGTTGCGCAAGTCCGCGGAGAAGGGATCATAACGAAAGAAATTGCCAATCTCGCACTACAAATGATTCAAGTCGATGATATCGGCTTAGATCATGTCGATCACAGACTACTACATACCATTATAACGAAGTTTGCTGGTGGGCCAGTAGGCTTGGATACGATTGCGGCAACGATAGGCGAAGAATCGGATACAATCGAAGATGTGTATGAACCATATTTATTACAAATAGGATTTTTGCAAAGGACACCTAGGGGTCGCGTTGTTACACCACTTGCCTATGAGCATTTCGGCATACCTATACCAGAATAA
- a CDS encoding DUF2905 domain-containing protein, which produces MNDFGKVLITVGIIFVVVGIVWQFGGRFVSFGRLPGDIVVEKENFKFYFPVVTSIVLSIVLSLVLWVISSLRN; this is translated from the coding sequence ATGAATGATTTTGGGAAGGTTCTCATTACTGTTGGGATCATATTCGTTGTAGTAGGTATTGTCTGGCAGTTTGGGGGACGGTTTGTTTCCTTTGGTAGACTTCCAGGTGATATTGTAGTAGAAAAGGAAAACTTTAAGTTCTACTTCCCAGTGGTCACATCAATCGTATTAAGTATTGTACTATCATTGGTTCTGTGGGTTATATCTTCACTCCGAAATTAA
- the ruvC gene encoding crossover junction endodeoxyribonuclease RuvC, producing MRIIGIDPGTAILGYGIIESVANKLKPIDFGCIRTESNIDMPIRLGQIYEDLTYLIDKYKPDVMAVEELFFNRNVSTALTVGQARGVVLLAGVRAGISVYEYTPLQVKQAICGYGRAEKNQVQEMVRMFLNLKVIPKPDDAADALAVSICHAHSATMLSKLAEK from the coding sequence GTGCGTATTATAGGGATAGATCCAGGCACAGCTATATTAGGATATGGGATTATAGAAAGTGTGGCAAACAAACTTAAGCCGATAGATTTTGGTTGCATACGCACAGAGTCAAACATAGATATGCCTATACGGTTAGGGCAAATCTACGAAGATTTAACGTATTTGATAGACAAGTATAAGCCTGACGTGATGGCTGTAGAAGAGTTGTTTTTTAATAGAAACGTCTCTACTGCTTTAACAGTCGGTCAGGCTCGTGGAGTTGTGCTATTAGCTGGGGTACGAGCAGGCATTTCCGTATATGAATATACGCCTTTACAAGTAAAACAAGCGATTTGCGGCTATGGGAGAGCAGAGAAGAATCAAGTCCAAGAGATGGTGCGCATGTTCTTAAACCTTAAAGTGATACCGAAACCGGATGATGCCGCAGATGCATTGGCGGTAAGTATATGTCATGCCCATTCTGCTACCATGCTTAGTAAACTAGCAGAAAAATAA
- a CDS encoding TIGR01777 family oxidoreductase: MHVLISGGTGFIGKHLVEELLLHRYQVTVLTRNSNKITLGASNHNMQKGYRVVDWKYLAENQEFAQTVDCIVNLSGETINGRWTKAKKTRILESRVSTTQKIIDAIATGRVTPKLLINGSAIGIYGDRDDEKVTEESQLGYGFLSEICKTWEQLACKAQAYNVRVVLLRTGVVLGKNGGALEKLVLPYRLHVGGTLGNGSQWSSWIHLKDLVGLIRFAIENDQLQGPLNGTSPNPVTMHSFGRMIGKTIKTHSLFQVPGLLLRVILGEMADLILHSQRVIPKKAIEQGYVFQYPELETALQNILIDTPSS, from the coding sequence ATGCACGTTCTTATTTCTGGCGGTACAGGTTTTATCGGAAAGCATTTAGTTGAAGAATTGCTTCTACATCGTTATCAAGTGACTGTACTTACTAGAAATAGCAATAAGATTACTCTTGGAGCTTCCAATCATAATATGCAGAAGGGTTATCGTGTAGTAGATTGGAAATACCTTGCAGAAAATCAGGAGTTTGCTCAAACCGTTGATTGTATTGTTAACCTGTCTGGGGAAACGATTAATGGCAGATGGACAAAAGCAAAGAAAACAAGAATATTAGAAAGTCGTGTATCTACCACACAGAAAATTATCGATGCGATAGCTACAGGACGCGTAACTCCTAAGCTCCTAATTAATGGTTCAGCAATTGGAATCTATGGCGATAGAGATGACGAGAAAGTTACGGAAGAATCCCAATTAGGATACGGTTTTCTATCAGAGATTTGTAAAACTTGGGAACAGCTTGCATGTAAAGCTCAGGCATATAATGTAAGGGTAGTATTATTACGTACTGGTGTTGTACTTGGCAAAAATGGCGGCGCTTTAGAAAAGCTAGTGCTTCCTTATAGATTACATGTTGGAGGAACACTTGGAAACGGAAGCCAATGGAGCTCGTGGATTCACCTTAAAGATTTAGTAGGTCTAATAAGATTTGCAATCGAGAATGATCAACTACAGGGGCCATTGAACGGTACAAGTCCAAATCCAGTAACAATGCATTCTTTTGGCAGGATGATTGGAAAGACGATAAAGACCCATTCGTTGTTTCAAGTGCCCGGTTTATTGTTGCGCGTAATACTTGGAGAAATGGCCGACTTAATATTGCACAGTCAAAGAGTTATACCGAAGAAAGCTATAGAGCAAGGTTATGTGTTTCAATATCCAGAATTAGAGACTGCACTGCAAAATATTTTAATTGACACTCCGTCTTCCTGA
- a CDS encoding pyridoxamine 5'-phosphate oxidase family protein, which translates to MFTNMRRKEKMISENDTKEILNRCQHGTLATISVNGYPYSVPLNYVFDQNRLYFHSATTGHKLDNIQHNPLVSFTVIDYYQLIPEKFDAHYDSVIVYGKASIVEEVEGKRKALQLFIKKYSPNYVEQGNHYIERAMNHTTVIQMQVEHMTGKHGR; encoded by the coding sequence ATGTTTACAAATATGCGACGCAAAGAAAAGATGATCAGTGAAAATGACACAAAAGAAATTTTAAACCGTTGCCAACACGGAACATTAGCCACAATAAGTGTCAATGGGTACCCTTATTCCGTACCATTGAATTATGTGTTCGACCAAAATCGTCTGTATTTTCATTCTGCTACAACAGGGCATAAGTTAGATAATATTCAACATAATCCGTTGGTCTCTTTTACGGTGATTGACTATTATCAATTGATTCCAGAGAAATTTGATGCACATTATGATAGTGTGATTGTCTATGGGAAAGCTAGTATTGTTGAAGAAGTAGAAGGGAAGCGGAAAGCCTTACAATTGTTTATTAAAAAATATTCTCCTAATTATGTTGAGCAAGGAAATCATTATATTGAAAGGGCAATGAATCATACAACTGTGATACAAATGCAAGTTGAACATATGACCGGCAAGCACGGTAGATAA